A single genomic interval of Polynucleobacter necessarius harbors:
- a CDS encoding PAS domain S-box protein, whose amino-acid sequence MTGWSSEELMGLTPPCPFWPDSRRDELVETMNRALQSNISGSMKVGIEGAILKRDGTLIQTRTFIAPLINEKGKQTGWVTSLIDISEPKKDS is encoded by the coding sequence ATGACGGGTTGGTCATCCGAAGAATTAATGGGGCTTACCCCTCCCTGCCCGTTCTGGCCCGACAGCAGAAGAGATGAACTTGTAGAGACGATGAATCGAGCGCTGCAATCAAATATCAGCGGCAGCATGAAAGTCGGCATTGAAGGCGCGATACTCAAGCGCGATGGAACCCTAATTCAAACGCGCACCTTCATTGCTCCGTTGATTAATGAAAAAGGGAAGCAGACTGGCTGGGTTACCTCTTTAATTGATATTTCCGAGCCCAAAAAAGATTCGTGA